TACTTTCACGAGTATTGTACTCAAAGCAAATTATGGCTCAGAGTCCTGTCCGAAGGGATTATACACTGGATAGGATGCCGTTTGCGGCAGCCACGACTCACAAGTTCAGAgaatattaatatttagaattttttgcgGCGGTGGTGTGGCCACCCCAGCCCAGCAGTACTGGTCACACCACCGCCGCCTCCTCATTCTGCTTTTTGTGACAGTCACAATAACGCGCTCTCAcaagaaaaaataagaaaaaacagcACAAACAAGAAATTTTTGGTAAGTAAAGTAATTATTGAAGTGCTAAATACATAGTTCGTTGGGTGTGTGCAACTTAAGGCCGATCCGTCTAGGGTCGAGCCTTCCCAGGGACGATCAGAGAGGATCATCTTATGCAGCGATAGCGTGCATTTCTTGGGAATCCATTCCCTAATCACGAAGGACGCCCATTAGGGGCACCTACGTGATAATAACCCTGGAAGGATCGGAAGGATCACAATGATCGTGTTCGAGGAACTAAGATCAACCATCGCGCACACACCCATCTACATCTTATAGATCGGTCGAAGCGGTGGTCGGCCATCCTAAATCCCTCGCCTCATCTCATGTAGGCATCAATGGGATCATTGGTTCAGTttggattttacaaaaaaaaaaaaaaaacgagaccaTAGACACGGCCCAatgcttcaaaaaaaaaaaaaaaaaaaaaaatgttttggtcGGCACTGACGCAGCCATAGCGCCTCAACTCGTAACGGTATAGTAACGCAAACGCAAAAGTTTGACCAAACTAAATCTTGAATATATATTTCAGATTGAAATAATGTCTCGGCGAAGGCTAGAACCAGACCTCAATACAATTGCCAAACGGCTTAAGACATTAGAAAATAAAGTTAATGTGGCCGATACCTCCGAGTCAGAAGACTGGCCGGTTGAATTCTTGGACTCATCAGAAGATGACGGCGTTGCCGACGATCCTATCCTCGAACAAAACGAGGAAGTTAAGGAGGAGATTGTCAAGATCGAGGATGACACCTTCAATATTCCGGACGAAATCAGAGTACTCCTTGGAGATGTTCAAGATCCCTCCAAGAATCTTGGTAAGAAAATAATCCAGGAGCTGTCTTCAAAGGTTGAAATGGTCCTCAAAGAGGGTCTTAAAAAAGAGGAGAGGGAGACCATTACTAATCGCAATAATGCACCTGAAAATTGTCAATTTTTGGGAGCTCCCAAACTAAATGCAGAGATAGCTGCGACTCTCAACTATCGTCAAATACAAGGGGATAAGAAGATGGCGTCCAGACAGAACAAGATTGGCACCGCGCTTACTGCCATTTTACAAGTAACGGATAACATTATTAAGCAAGGTGATAAAGAAAACGTGGTACCACTAATTGACGCCATAAACCTTCTTGCTGATTCACAGCATTATGACACCAAAATGCGAAAAAGTGCTATAATTCCGTTACTGGACAAGAAATTATTGAATTTCCTAAATGATACACCTAACACCCTTGATGGTCATTTATTTGGAAAAGAccttggaaataaaataagacaatataAATCTGTGGGTCGCCAGGGTGCAAATATAAAGGCAAAAAACTTCATATCCAACCAAGCCAATATATCACAGAGCCAAAGACCAAAACCAGAAGGGGGGCAATACAATGTAAGCGGAACGAACAACCCCAACAATTACCGCAAAAACAACCAGACAAAGAAATTCAGAGGAAAATTCAATACAGACAAGACACAATTCCAGTCCAAAATGAACAATGTGCAACGCACAGCCGCTTACAAGAAATAAAGGTAAGCACTAACCAGTTTGTGGAACGCTGGACTGCATTAGGAGCAAATACAACGGTCTTGGAGTGGATTAGAGGATATAAAATCCCCTTAATTACTGACCCAATCCAATCTCATACTCCATCTAACAACAATTTCTCTGCAGAAGAAATCCCTATAATCAAAGCATGCATATCtgaattactaaataaaaaagtg
The sequence above is a segment of the Choristoneura fumiferana chromosome 9, NRCan_CFum_1, whole genome shotgun sequence genome. Coding sequences within it:
- the LOC141431206 gene encoding uncharacterized protein, which codes for MSRRRLEPDLNTIAKRLKTLENKVNVADTSESEDWPVEFLDSSEDDGVADDPILEQNEEVKEEIVKIEDDTFNIPDEIRVLLGDVQDPSKNLGKKIIQELSSKVEMVLKEGLKKEERETITNRNNAPENCQFLGAPKLNAEIAATLNYRQIQGDKKMASRQNKIGTALTAILQVTDNIIKQGDKENVVPLIDAINLLADSQHYDTKMRKSAIIPLLDKKLLNFLNDTPNTLDGHLFGKDLGNKIRQYKSVGRQGANIKAKNFISNQANISQSQRPKPEGGQYNVSGTNNPNNYRKNNQTKKFRGKFNTDKTQFQSKMNNVQRTAAYKK